In Leishmania braziliensis MHOM/BR/75/M2904 complete genome, chromosome 31, one genomic interval encodes:
- a CDS encoding putative sodium stibogluconate resistance protein produces the protein MGSKPSSVPREGEGHPEVFYRGVQAAREGRFTLSEVYFDQALTRHPGRHFWDSFTNAVLQKERSACPEGGGTSPSRGDAEKVDTDPGVGGLLNPWGEAQPPSAFGGGMDREDDLAGGENIRAENGQGGLPGSGDDGDAAELADAMASDAQPTHGTKVADIYLPLDGDLFHVMDYYRLLADIGHTYLQLIPSTAYVEKVTGLAARYCLFTISHTQILLHCLALWKEANLGDGGGFIDYEKRRNLKLGSEHYTDFSSDPQSSDRRGQKWRTMDRTASLFFTLGLLEANCRHSYLVFLVNYCAVLIRTLPRIKERKTCRRVIQNVQDHMEAIMQSLTYLANDYPHEYLSHLIMENVPRPLSGDRDFHSSMGASSHAGSRNILYLGSDQHRHLYASGCPWTPTQSALIPLILLRSIRLSVQETVSRTAQAQLRSPAQRLSYHYLNWSLQSGLVIVPGCNLYMLRKSLPGFVPGKSTLAHHITMAEQEESHLPIGGAEGRLRDGSVAVPVPGHGNDAARGSRHNSRVPEGSAAAAKREARIKKCEEKLIMKRRDINTDLNLSDERTCVALCLEEACALVLPSLFLSLVLRKVSGDPDYMESYVSLKALGTGLYGPESSEWNIMSLLVQKRLEE, from the coding sequence ATGGGCAGTAAGCCGTCGTCGGTGCCCAGGGAGGGCGAAGGGCACCCGGAGGTGTTCTACCGCGGCGTCCAGGCCGCGCGAGAAGGCCGCTTCACTCTGTCGGAGGTGTACTTTGACCAGGCGCTGACACGGCACCCCGGGCGGCACTTCTGGGACAGCTTCACAaatgcggtgctgcagaaggAACGCAGCGCGTGCCCCGAAGGCGGCGGGACGTCACCGTCGAGGGGGGACGCGGAGAAGGTCGACACCGATCCGGGCGTTGGCGGGCTGCTGAATCCGTGGGGTGAGGCACAGCCGCCGAGCGCGTTTGGTGGTGGGATGGACAGGGAAGACGACCTTGCCGGCGGTGAGAACATCCGGGCCGAGAATGGGCAGGGCGGGCTGccaggcagcggcgatgacggcgacgctgcggagctggcggaCGCGATGGCAAGCGACGCACAGCCGACGCACGGCACCAAGGTGGCTGACATCTACCTGCCGCTTGACGGCGACCTGTTTCACGTCATGGACTACTACCGCCTGCTGGCTGACATTGGGCACACGTACCTGCAGCTCATCCCCTCCACAGCGTATGTGGAGAAGGTCACCGGGCTGGCCGCGCGCTACTGCCTCTTCACCATCAGCCACACCCAGAttctgctgcactgcctggCGCTGTGGAAGGAGGCCAATcttggcgacggcggtggcttcATCGACTACGAGAAGCGGCGCAACCTGAAGTTAGGCTCGGAGCACTACACGGACTTCAGCTCTGACCCGCAAAGCTCCGATCGACGAGGGCAGAAGTGGCGCACGATGGATCGCACGGCGTCGCTGTTTTTCACTCTTGGGCTGCTGGAGGCAAACTGCCGCCACAGCTACCTTGTGTTTCTTGTGAACTACTGTGCTGTGCTCATCCGAACTTTGCCCCGAataaaggaaagaaaaaccTGCAGAAGAGTCATTCAGAACGTACAGGATCACATGGAGGCTATCATGCAGTCTTTAACGTATCTTGCGAACGACTACCCGCACGAGTACCTGAGTCATCTGATCATGGAAAACGTGCCGAGGCCGTTGAGTGGCGACCGGGATTTTCACAGCTCGATGGGGGCCAGCTCCCACGCGGGCAGCCGGAACATTCTCTACCTTGGCAGCgatcagcaccgccacctgTATGCCTCTGGCTGCCCGTGGACACCTACGCAGTCGGCGCTGATTCCGCTGATCCTGCTTCGCAGTATTCGTCTGAGCGTTCAGGAGACTGTGAGCCGCACCGcgcaagcgcagctgcgctctcCTGCGCAGCGACTAAGTTACCATTACCTTAATTGGAGCCTACAAAGCGGACTTGTGATCGTGCCTGGGTGCAATCTGTACATGCTGCGGAAGTCGCTGCCTGGCTTTGTGCCTGGGAAGAGCACTTTGGCGCACCACATCACTATGGCAGAGCAGGAGGAGTCCCACCTGCCGATaggaggggcggagggccGCTTGCGGGACGGCAGTGTTGCTGTGCCGGTGCCGGGGCACGGCAATGACGCAGCACGCGGCTCCCGCCACAACTCCAGGGTACCGgagggcagtgctgctgcggcgaagcGGGAGGCGCGTATAAAGAAGTGTGAAGAGAAGCTCATCATGAAGCGGCGGGACATCAACACAGACCTCAACCTCAGCGACGAGCGCACGTGCGTCGCCCTCTGCTTGGAGGAGGCATGTGCCCTTGTCCTTccctcactctttctctcactcGTCCTGCGAAAGGTGTCCGGTGATCCTGACTACATGGAAAGCTACGTTTCGCTGAAGGCGCTGGGAACAGGACTCTACGGCCCCGAGTCGAGCGAGTGGAACATTATGTCTTTGCTCGTACAGAAACGTTTGGAAGAGTAA
- a CDS encoding putative sodium stibogluconate resistance protein, protein MGSKPSSVPREGEGHPEVFYRGVQAAREGRFTLSEVYFDQALTRHPGRHFWDSFTNAVLQKERSACPEGGGTSPSRGDAEKVDTDPGVGGLLNLWGEAQPPSAFGGGMDREDDLAGGENIRAENGQGGLPGSGDDGDAAELADAMASDAQPTHGTKVADIYLPLDGDLFHVMDYYRLLADIGHTYLQLIPSTAYVEKVTGLAARYCLFTISHTQILLHCLALWKEANLGDGGGFIDYEKRRNLKLGSEHYTDFSSDPQSSDRRGQKWRTMDRTASLFFTLGLLESKSRYYCLSFLVNYCGLLLRSYSGLTEQRKINRVYANIVEHLDVANRMVLDLANDYPHEYLSHLIMENVPRPLSGDRDFHSSMGASSHAGSRNILSLGSDQHRHLYASGCPWTPTQSALIPLILLRSIRLSVQETVSRTAQAQLRSPAQRLTYHYTGWNFDTGLVIVPGCNLYMLRKSLPGFVPGKSTLAHHITMTEQEEFHLPIGGAEGRLRDGSVAVPVPGHGNDAARGSRHNSRVPEGSAAAAKREARIKKCEEKLIMKRRNINTDLNLSDERTCVALCLEEACALVLPSLFLSLVLRKVSGDPDYMESYVSLKALGTGLYGPESSEWNIIANIVRKHLEE, encoded by the coding sequence ATGGGCAGTAAGCCGTCGTCGGTGCCCAGGGAGGGCGAAGGGCACCCGGAGGTGTTCTACCGCGGCGTCCAGGCCGCGCGAGAAGGCCGCTTCACTCTGTCGGAGGTGTACTTTGACCAGGCGCTGACACGGCACCCCGGGCGGCACTTCTGGGACAGCTTCACAaatgcggtgctgcagaaggAACGCAGCGCGTGCCCCGAAGGCGGCGGGACGTCACCGTCGAGGGGGGACGCGGAGAAGGTCGACACCGATCCGGGCGTTGGCGGGCTGCTGAATCTGTGGGGTGAGGCACAGCCGCCGAGCGCGTTTGGTGGTGGGATGGACAGGGAAGACGACCTTGCCGGCGGTGAGAACATCCGGGCCGAGAATGGGCAGGGCGGGCTGccaggcagcggcgatgacggcgacgctgcggagctggcggaCGCGATGGCAAGCGACGCACAGCCGACGCACGGCACCAAGGTGGCTGACATCTACCTGCCGCTTGACGGCGACCTGTTTCACGTCATGGACTACTACCGCCTGCTGGCTGACATTGGTCACACGTACCTGCAGCTCATCCCCTCCACAGCGTATGTGGAGAAGGTCACCGGGCTGGCCGCGCGCTACTGCCTCTTCACCATCAGCCACACCCAGAttctgctgcactgcctggCGCTGTGGAAGGAGGCCAATcttggcgacggcggtggcttcATCGACTACGAGAAGCGGCGCAACCTGAAGTTAGGCTCGGAGCACTACACGGACTTCAGCTCTGACCCGCAAAGCTCCGATCGACGAGGGCAGAAGTGGCGCACGATGGATCGCACGGCGTCGCTGTTTTTCACTCTTGGGCTGCTGGAGTCGAAAAGCCGCTACTAttgcctctccttccttgTGAACTACTgtggcctgctgctgcggagctaCAGTGGCCTGACTGAGCAGAGGAAGATAAATCGTGTCTATGCAAACATTGTGGAGCACCTGGACGTGGCGAATCGGATGGTGTTGGACCTTGCTAACGACTACCCGCACGAGTACCTGAGTCATCTGATCATGGAAAACGTGCCGAGGCCGTTGAGTGGCGACCGGGATTTTCACAGCTCGATGGGGGCCAGCTCCCACGCGGGCAGCCGGAACATTCTCTCCCTTGGCAGCgatcagcaccgccacctgTATGCCTCTGGCTGCCCGTGGACACCTACGCAGTCGGCGCTGATTCCGCTGATCCTGCTTCGCAGTATTCGTCTGAGCGTTCAGGAGACTGTGAGCCGCACCGcgcaagcgcagctgcgctctcctgcgcagcgcctgacCTACCACTACACGGGGTGGAACTTCGACACTGGACTTGTGATCGTGCCTGGGTGCAATCTGTACATGCTGCGGAAGTCGCTGCCTGGCTTTGTGCCTGGGAAGAGCACTTTGGCGCACCACATCACCATGACAGAGCAGGAAGAGTTCCACCTGCCGATaggaggggcggagggccGCTTGCGGGACGGCAGTGTTGCTGTGCCGGTGCCGGGGCACGGCAATGACGCAGCACGCGGCTCCCGCCACAACTCCAGGGTACCGgagggcagtgctgctgcggcgaagcGGGAGGCGCGTATAAAGAAGTGTGAAGAGAAGCTCATCATGAAGCGGCGGAACATCAACACAGACCTCAACCTCAGCGACGAGCGCACGTGCGTCGCCCTCTGCTTGGAGGAGGCATGTGCCCTTGTCCTTccctcactctttctctcactcGTCCTGCGAAAGGTGTCCGGTGATCCTGACTACATGGAAAGCTACGTTTCGCTGAAGGCGCTGGGAACAGGACTCTACGGCCCCGAGTCGAGCGAGTGGAACATTATAGCGAATATCGTACGCAAGCACTTGGAAGAGTAA
- a CDS encoding putative sodium stibogluconate resistance protein — MGSKPSSVPKEGEGHPEVFYRGVQAAREGRFTLSEVYFDQALTRHPGRHFWDSFTNAVLQKERSACPEGGGTSPSRGDAEKVDTDPGVGGLLNPWGEAQPPSAFGGGMDRADDLAGGENIRAENGQGGLPGSGDDGDAAELADAMASDAQPTHGTKVADIYLPLDGDLFHVMDYYRLLADIGHTYLQLIPSTAYVEKVTGLAARYCLFTISHTQILLHCLALWKEANLGDGGGFIDYEKRRNLKLGSEHYTDFSSDPQSSDRRGQKWRTMDRTASLFFTLGLLEANCRYYCLSFLVNYCSLLLRSYSGLTEQRKINRVYANIVEHLDVANRMVLDLANDYPHEYLSHLIMENVPRPLSGDRDFHSSMGASSHAGSRNILSLGSDQHRHLYASGCPWTPTQSALIPLILLRSIRLSVQETVSRTAQAQLRSPAQRLTYHYTGGTSNWTGNRAGVHLEMLRKFLPGFLPGKTFGAPNSPGRGGGFPCQKRGGAPL, encoded by the coding sequence ATGGGCAGTAAGCCGTCGTCGGTGCCCAAGGAGGGCGAAGGGCACCCGGAGGTGTTCTACCGCGGCGTCCAGGCCGCGCGAGAAGGCCGCTTCACTCTGTCGGAGGTGTACTTTGACCAGGCGCTGACACGGCACCCCGGGCGGCACTTCTGGGACAGCTTCACAaatgcggtgctgcagaaggAACGCAGCGCGTGCCCCGAAGGCGGCGGGACGTCACCGTCGAGGGGGGACGCGGAGAAGGTCGACACCGATCCGGGCGTTGGCGGGCTGCTGAATCCGTGGGGTGAGGCACAGCCGCCGAGCGCGTTTGGTGGTGGGATGGACAGGGCAGACGACCTTGCCGGCGGTGAGAACATCCGGGCCGAGAATGGGCAGGGCGGGCTGccaggcagcggcgatgacggcgacgctgcggagctggcggaCGCGATGGCAAGCGACGCACAGCCGACGCACGGCACCAAGGTGGCTGACATCTACCTGCCGCTTGACGGCGACCTGTTTCACGTCATGGACTACTACCGCCTGCTGGCTGACATTGGTCACACGTACCTGCAGCTCATCCCCTCCACAGCGTATGTGGAGAAGGTCACCGGGCTGGCCGCGCGCTACTGCCTCTTCACCATCAGCCACACCCAGAttctgctgcactgcctggCGCTGTGGAAGGAGGCCAATcttggcgacggcggtggcttcATCGACTACGAGAAGCGGCGCAACCTGAAGTTAGGCTCGGAGCACTACACGGACTTCAGCTCTGACCCGCAAAGCTCCGATCGACGAGGGCAGAAGTGGCGCACGATGGATCGCACGGCGTCGCTGTTTTTCACTCTTGGGCTGCTGGAGGCAAACTGCCGCTACTAttgcctctccttccttgTGAACTACTGtagcctgctgctgcggagctaTAGTGGCCTGACTGAGCAGAGGAAGATAAATCGTGTCTATGCAAACATTGTGGAGCACCTGGACGTGGCGAATCGGATGGTGTTGGACCTTGCGAACGACTACCCGCACGAGTACCTGAGTCATCTGATCATGGAAAACGTGCCGAGGCCGTTGAGTGGCGACCGGGATTTTCACAGCTCGATGGGGGCCAGCTCCCACGCGGGCAGCCGGAACATTCTCTCCCTTGGCAGCgatcagcaccgccacctgTATGCCTCTGGCTGCCCGTGGACACCTACGCAGTCGGCGCTGATTCCGCTGATCCTGCTTCGCAGTATTCGTCTGAGCGTTCAGGAGACTGTGAGCCGCACCGcgcaagcgcagctgcgctctcctgcgcagcgcctgacCTACCATTACACGGGGGGAACTTCAAACTGGACTGGGAATCGTGCCGGGGTGCATCTGGAAATGCTGCGGAAATTCCTGCCGGGCTTTTTGCCGGGAAAAACCTTTGGCGCCCCCAATTCCCctgggagaggagggggattCCCCTGCcaaaagagggggggggcgcccCTT